A single Longimicrobium sp. DNA region contains:
- a CDS encoding thioesterase family protein → MISTLEIEVRSTELDALGHVNNAKYLEYLEWGRFEWVKENGIPLDFFGSSRLSTVLVNTNVNYRREARLGDKLRIRSWLAEMGRSSFRVGQEIVNHRDERVADAMITSVMYDTHTRTSVYIPDDLRAKLEPLVRP, encoded by the coding sequence GTGATTTCGACGCTGGAGATCGAGGTGCGCTCCACCGAGCTGGACGCGCTGGGGCACGTGAACAACGCCAAGTACCTGGAATACCTGGAGTGGGGCCGCTTCGAGTGGGTGAAGGAGAACGGGATTCCCCTGGATTTCTTCGGGTCGTCGCGGCTGAGCACCGTGCTGGTGAACACCAACGTCAACTATCGGCGCGAGGCCCGGCTGGGCGACAAGCTGCGCATCCGAAGCTGGCTGGCGGAGATGGGCCGCAGCAGCTTTCGCGTGGGCCAGGAGATCGTCAACCACCGCGACGAGCGCGTGGCGGACGCCATGATCACGTCGGTGATGTACGACACCCACACGCGCACTAGCGTCTACATCCCCGACGACCTGCGGGCGAAGCTGGAGCCGCTGGTGCGGCCCTGA
- a CDS encoding DUF433 domain-containing protein: MESIVFGECLGRVDWADYDEGRHRTELIDGLLAAEAELDTGLGRLHEDVFGELLQQYGGRADIADTAMIVSNPDVMFGKPVIAGTRITVEHILEELRAGSTIEELIEGHPRLTRAGIAAALEFDRAGGYPPQP, encoded by the coding sequence ATGGAATCGATCGTGTTCGGTGAGTGCCTAGGCCGCGTCGACTGGGCCGATTACGATGAGGGCCGCCATCGAACCGAACTGATCGATGGTTTGCTCGCGGCGGAAGCCGAGTTGGATACGGGCTTGGGCCGGCTCCACGAGGACGTCTTTGGCGAACTTCTGCAGCAGTATGGAGGACGGGCGGATATCGCGGACACCGCGATGATCGTCTCAAATCCCGATGTGATGTTCGGAAAACCGGTCATCGCGGGCACGCGCATCACGGTTGAGCACATCCTGGAGGAACTCCGGGCGGGCAGCACAATCGAAGAACTGATTGAAGGGCACCCGCGGCTCACCCGTGCGGGTATAGCCGCGGCCCTGGAGTTCGATCGCGCGGGTGGGTACCCGCCTCAGCCGTAG